In Thermodesulfobacteriota bacterium, a single window of DNA contains:
- a CDS encoding site-specific DNA-methyltransferase, translating to MPRGKKKTPKTEIDTYTHNGKKRKNNPPVGLVSTSTDKLNGRTKYQHDPHIDPTLSWAGKKEGMNVEVQNVSLHIHERIDPSRIVKSFLKPQKTEEQLSLFDEPENNPPLVKAIDFYRHEQDWTNRLIAGDSLLVMNSLLVKEGMAGKVQMIYIDPPYGIKYNSNFQPFVNKRDVKDGNDADIPAEPEMIQAFRDTWELEIHSYLTHLRDRLLLARELLNESGSVFVQISDENVHHVREICDEVFGVQNFCNIISFQKTGSIASNGLGVTVDFLVWYAKDKSKFKYHQLYTPRREGHPSLDRYDYVESKEGKYIRLKVEHIRGELPLPEGKRFGFTPLISDGAAKENKPFLFNGETFFAPPNKHWKTDPEKGGLQLVRAGRIAKVGNQLWYKRYVDDFPFVPMNDRWESIQIGTGLLYVVQTAARVIERCLLMTTDPGDLVLDITCGSGTTAFVGERWGRRWITCDTSRVAITLAKQRLMTAKFDYFELAYPEQGIKSGFKYKTVPHVTLKSIANNEPPAQETLYDQPFKVSGTVRVTGPFTVEAVPSLRVKPFDGNLPKLEVSGQELARIGETGKQAEWRDELKSTGIRAVGGRTITFSRVEPMTATRFLHARAEVLEKDGTNKLAYISFGPDYGPLEQRQAEAAITEARSLKEKPDFVIFAAFHFDPEASKDIDQMDWPGVTILKAQMSVDLLTTDLRKKRSSNQSYWLIGQPDVEVKKQKDGRYLVKLHGFDYYDPTCGEIISKGTKHIAMWFLDTDYDERSLMPDQVFFPEGDKKRDWTKLAKVLKSEVNEDALEKFSGVESIPFSAGDNNKIAVKIIDNRGIESFVIKELE from the coding sequence TCAATGGCCGCACCAAATATCAGCACGACCCGCACATAGACCCCACGCTTTCATGGGCTGGTAAAAAAGAGGGCATGAACGTTGAAGTGCAGAATGTTTCGCTCCATATCCACGAGCGGATTGACCCGTCCCGGATTGTAAAGTCTTTTCTTAAGCCGCAAAAAACAGAAGAGCAGCTTTCCCTTTTCGACGAACCTGAAAACAATCCGCCGCTTGTCAAAGCCATCGACTTTTACCGCCACGAGCAGGACTGGACCAACCGTCTCATTGCCGGCGATTCGCTTCTCGTGATGAACTCGCTCCTTGTAAAAGAAGGCATGGCTGGCAAGGTGCAGATGATCTATATAGACCCCCCCTATGGCATAAAGTACAACAGCAACTTCCAACCTTTTGTGAACAAGCGCGATGTGAAGGACGGTAACGACGCCGACATTCCGGCAGAGCCGGAGATGATTCAGGCCTTCCGCGACACATGGGAACTGGAAATTCATTCATATCTTACCCATTTGCGTGACCGGCTGCTGTTAGCTCGGGAACTATTGAATGAAAGCGGAAGCGTATTTGTGCAGATCAGCGATGAAAATGTGCATCACGTACGGGAGATTTGTGATGAGGTGTTTGGCGTTCAGAATTTCTGCAATATCATTTCATTTCAGAAAACTGGAAGCATCGCAAGCAATGGTCTTGGAGTCACCGTTGACTTTTTGGTATGGTATGCAAAAGATAAATCCAAGTTTAAGTATCATCAACTATATACACCAAGGAGGGAAGGTCATCCTTCATTGGATAGATATGACTACGTCGAGAGTAAAGAGGGGAAATATATAAGATTGAAAGTTGAACATATCAGAGGTGAGCTTCCTTTGCCCGAGGGCAAACGGTTTGGATTCACCCCCCTTATATCTGATGGTGCAGCAAAAGAAAACAAACCTTTTTTATTCAATGGTGAAACTTTTTTCGCTCCACCAAACAAGCATTGGAAGACTGACCCAGAAAAGGGAGGTCTGCAACTCGTCAGAGCAGGTAGGATAGCCAAGGTTGGCAATCAACTATGGTATAAAAGGTATGTAGATGATTTTCCTTTTGTTCCTATGAACGATCGTTGGGAATCAATTCAGATCGGAACTGGTCTACTCTATGTAGTCCAGACAGCAGCAAGAGTAATCGAGCGCTGCCTCCTCATGACCACAGACCCAGGCGACCTCGTTCTTGATATCACCTGTGGTTCAGGCACAACAGCCTTCGTGGGAGAGCGGTGGGGCCGACGCTGGATTACCTGCGACACGAGCCGCGTGGCCATCACCCTTGCCAAACAGAGGCTTATGACCGCAAAGTTTGACTACTTTGAACTTGCCTATCCAGAGCAGGGCATCAAGAGTGGCTTCAAATATAAGACCGTACCTCATGTCACATTAAAATCTATTGCCAATAACGAACCACCCGCACAGGAAACACTTTACGACCAGCCGTTCAAAGTGAGCGGTACCGTGCGCGTCACCGGCCCTTTCACCGTGGAGGCGGTGCCTTCGCTTCGCGTCAAACCCTTTGACGGCAATCTGCCGAAGCTGGAAGTGAGCGGGCAGGAACTTGCCCGCATTGGTGAGACCGGCAAGCAGGCGGAATGGCGTGATGAACTGAAAAGCACTGGCATCCGCGCCGTGGGCGGGCGGACAATAACTTTTAGCCGTGTGGAACCCATGACCGCTACACGGTTTCTACATGCGCGGGCGGAAGTGCTTGAAAAAGACGGCACCAACAAACTGGCCTACATTTCTTTCGGCCCCGACTACGGCCCGCTGGAACAGCGTCAGGCAGAGGCAGCCATTACCGAAGCGCGAAGCCTTAAAGAAAAACCGGACTTTGTTATTTTCGCGGCATTTCACTTTGACCCAGAAGCGAGCAAAGACATCGACCAGATGGACTGGCCGGGCGTGACCATTCTCAAGGCCCAGATGAGCGTTGACCTCCTCACCACAGATTTACGCAAGAAACGTTCATCGAACCAAAGCTACTGGCTCATCGGACAACCCGATGTGGAAGTGAAAAAGCAGAAAGACGGTCGGTATTTGGTAAAGCTCCACGGCTTTGACTATTATGACCCCACCTGCGGTGAGATTATTTCAAAGGGCACCAAGCATATTGCTATGTGGTTTTTAGATACCGATTACGATGAGCGTAGCCTCATGCCTGATCAGGTCTTCTTCCCCGAAGGCGATAAGAAGCGTGACTGGACAAAACTCGCCAAGGTGCTCAAGAGCGAAGTTAATGAAGACGCGCTGGAAAAATTCTCAGGTGTAGAGTCCATTCCATTTTCTGCCGGGGATAATAATAAGATTGCCGTTAAGATTATCGACAATCGCGGTATTGAGTCTTTTGTTATTAAGGAATTGGAGTAA
- a CDS encoding BPTD_3080 family restriction endonuclease, whose product MAQKVIDTLIINNPYEEPKQYWKYIRETQEFELLDGRRDSGYWKATQRTAKNVDDPGEFVTIDLVNIIRPRVRKWRVAGYPNCTGTTRKLLQYWNDTEQREQRFFFCQLEAVETAIWLTEAPEHEKQGIQITGDGSDWQRLCLKLATGTGKTVVMAMLIAWQALNKIASPKDQRFSKNILIIAPGLTVHDRLQVLLPEKEDNFYQVFNIVDSVMWQELLQVKIRVRNWHKLAPINENYGPKVVKKGTESAEAFVRRALPDFGNASNILVINDEAHHCHRPTRDEEKSEQEKATIWVSGIDRIHEARGVLKCFDLTATPFKPTGRNIQGEMLFPWIVCDFGLNDAIESGLVKTPKVAVRDDSMMGSDLKSKLFHIYPEVKDDLNKRAEPHEGLPDLVRNAVNILGGDWLKEKEKWEKQNPPRETPPVMIMICNRTETAARLEYSFTNGYFAIEELGEKNNLLRIDQDALDKLEADESDKLSGSKKELVMQERERLNTVGKKGRAGADVQCVIGVNMLSEGWDARTVTHIIGLRAFTSQLLCEQVIGRGLRRISYDTYFDEKSQKEIFAPEYVTVFGVPFTFLPVEQKEGEPKEEKPKTKIQPIPERTEKEIKWPHVLRVDYKLCYFIEIDWSKVSPLVLSAEDAPTVVEVAPVIDGKPKFDQLSEIDLEKLAEQHRLQKYLLQGAVRLHEQFGKNWPGDSGSHINQAYRIIEEFITSSKLEMKLPLFYGTERLRNILIALNMQKIINHVGNAIRSTSKESPSLILDPVRPVRSTATSMIWWTTKPTQPIQKSQISHIVVDSGWEKVGFEFERNRIQGIMSWVKNDHLGFEIYYLWQGQTKTYYPDFIIRFEDRRNLILEVKGQTTEQDKAKWQAAKEWVNAVNADGRFGKWEFKVLDDPKNIFEIVK is encoded by the coding sequence ATGGCTCAGAAAGTTATTGACACCCTGATTATCAATAATCCCTATGAGGAACCTAAACAGTATTGGAAATATATTAGGGAAACGCAGGAATTTGAATTGTTAGATGGTCGCCGCGACTCAGGCTACTGGAAAGCCACACAGCGAACCGCAAAAAACGTAGACGATCCCGGCGAATTTGTCACTATTGACCTGGTGAACATAATCCGCCCCCGTGTCCGAAAATGGCGTGTAGCGGGTTATCCTAATTGCACCGGTACCACCAGAAAACTGCTTCAGTACTGGAATGATACAGAACAGCGCGAACAGCGGTTTTTCTTCTGCCAGCTCGAAGCCGTTGAAACCGCCATCTGGCTTACTGAGGCGCCGGAACATGAAAAACAGGGCATTCAAATAACTGGCGACGGAAGCGACTGGCAGAGGCTTTGCCTGAAATTGGCTACAGGTACAGGAAAAACAGTCGTGATGGCCATGCTCATTGCGTGGCAGGCTCTCAATAAAATTGCCAGCCCCAAAGACCAGCGGTTTTCCAAAAATATCCTCATCATAGCACCGGGACTGACTGTCCACGACCGCTTGCAGGTGCTTCTTCCCGAAAAAGAGGATAATTTTTATCAGGTCTTCAATATTGTTGACTCGGTAATGTGGCAGGAACTATTGCAGGTCAAGATAAGAGTAAGAAACTGGCACAAACTTGCACCTATCAACGAAAACTATGGCCCGAAGGTCGTCAAGAAAGGCACTGAGAGCGCAGAAGCTTTTGTCCGCAGAGCTCTGCCTGATTTTGGCAATGCTTCAAATATTCTCGTTATTAATGACGAGGCACATCACTGTCACCGTCCCACTCGCGATGAAGAAAAATCCGAACAGGAAAAAGCTACTATCTGGGTGAGCGGCATTGACCGTATCCATGAAGCGCGCGGCGTTCTCAAGTGCTTTGACCTGACTGCTACACCTTTTAAGCCGACCGGGAGAAACATTCAGGGTGAAATGCTTTTCCCCTGGATTGTGTGTGACTTCGGTCTGAATGACGCCATCGAAAGTGGTTTGGTCAAAACACCGAAAGTCGCTGTACGCGATGATTCGATGATGGGCTCAGATTTAAAGTCGAAGCTGTTCCATATTTATCCAGAAGTGAAAGACGATTTAAACAAAAGGGCGGAACCTCATGAAGGGTTACCTGACCTTGTACGTAACGCGGTAAACATTCTCGGCGGTGACTGGCTGAAAGAAAAAGAGAAGTGGGAAAAGCAAAATCCGCCTCGTGAAACCCCACCTGTCATGATTATGATTTGCAACCGCACGGAAACAGCGGCTCGCCTCGAGTACTCTTTCACTAACGGCTATTTTGCCATTGAAGAACTCGGTGAAAAAAACAATTTGCTCCGCATTGACCAGGATGCGCTTGACAAGCTGGAAGCAGACGAATCTGATAAATTGTCTGGTTCAAAAAAAGAACTTGTTATGCAAGAACGCGAACGGTTAAACACTGTCGGTAAAAAAGGTCGAGCTGGAGCTGATGTGCAGTGTGTCATCGGAGTGAACATGCTTTCCGAAGGGTGGGACGCAAGAACTGTTACGCATATTATCGGACTTCGAGCGTTTACTAGCCAGCTCCTTTGTGAACAGGTCATCGGGCGTGGACTTCGCCGGATTTCTTACGACACCTATTTTGACGAGAAATCTCAAAAAGAAATTTTTGCACCGGAATATGTTACAGTTTTCGGTGTTCCTTTCACATTTCTGCCGGTTGAACAAAAAGAGGGTGAGCCAAAAGAGGAAAAACCTAAAACAAAAATTCAGCCTATTCCTGAGCGGACAGAGAAAGAGATCAAATGGCCTCATGTTCTCAGGGTTGATTACAAATTATGTTACTTCATAGAAATTGACTGGTCAAAGGTTAGTCCTCTTGTTCTTTCGGCAGAAGATGCACCCACCGTTGTTGAAGTCGCTCCGGTTATTGATGGAAAGCCTAAATTCGATCAGTTGAGCGAAATTGATCTTGAAAAGCTTGCAGAACAACACCGCCTTCAAAAGTATCTGTTGCAAGGAGCTGTTCGACTTCACGAGCAGTTTGGAAAGAACTGGCCGGGTGATTCGGGAAGTCATATCAATCAAGCCTATCGTATTATTGAGGAGTTTATAACTTCAAGCAAACTTGAGATGAAACTGCCTTTATTTTATGGAACTGAACGATTGAGAAACATCCTGATTGCTCTCAATATGCAAAAAATCATCAACCATGTCGGTAATGCGATTAGAAGTACAAGCAAAGAATCGCCATCGTTAATACTCGACCCCGTCCGCCCTGTTCGCTCAACAGCTACATCAATGATATGGTGGACCACAAAGCCTACTCAACCAATCCAAAAAAGTCAGATCAGTCATATCGTTGTTGATTCTGGCTGGGAGAAAGTCGGCTTTGAATTTGAGCGCAATCGCATCCAAGGAATTATGTCTTGGGTCAAGAATGACCACTTAGGCTTTGAGATTTACTACCTCTGGCAAGGTCAGACTAAAACATATTACCCTGACTTCATCATCAGATTTGAAGATAGGAGAAATCTCATTCTGGAAGTAAAAGGTCAGACTACAGAACAGGACAAAGCGAAATGGCAAGCAGCAAAGGAATGGGTTAATGCTGTAAATGCTGATGGACGTTTTGGCAAGTGGGAGTTCAAAGTATTAGATGATCCTAAGAACATATTTGAGATTGTTAAATAA
- a CDS encoding type II toxin-antitoxin system RelE/ParE family toxin, with the protein MRVHWTNTAVEHLLAIYEYIAQDSPVYAQRMIDRLTRRSEQIATFPLSGCMVPEYEAQDIRGIGPKKLENIRPYLLVGKK; encoded by the coding sequence GTGAGAGTACATTGGACAAACACAGCAGTGGAGCATCTACTGGCAATCTACGAGTATATTGCACAAGACTCCCCCGTGTATGCTCAGCGGATGATTGATAGATTAACTCGGCGCTCGGAGCAGATTGCAACTTTTCCTCTTTCGGGATGCATGGTACCAGAGTATGAAGCCCAAGACATACGCGGAATTGGCCCAAAAAAACTTGAAAATATTCGCCCTTATCTCCTCGTAGGTAAAAAATAG
- a CDS encoding bifunctional methionine sulfoxide reductase B/A protein, with protein sequence MLNLISCLEGPAMAERAYNKLSTEEERVIVQKGTEAPFSGKYNDFFKKGYYHCKRCNARLYSSDDKFASTCGWPSFDDEIKEAIKRQKDVDGKRTEILCANCGAHLGHIFEGEGLTEKNIRHCVNSISLVFVSNKKEPHREKAYFAGGCFWGVEHLFEHKDGVISAVSGYMGGSMANPSYQDVTHGNTGHLEVVEVTYDPTKVNYEKLAKFFFEIHDPTQVDGQGPDIGKQYLSAIFYKNDGEKKIVHKLIDILKTKGYKVVTKVLPAGTFWKAEEYHQDYYDKKKQQPYCHVYKKKF encoded by the coding sequence ATGCTTAACTTAATCTCATGCTTGGAGGGACCGGCTATGGCTGAAAGGGCGTACAACAAGCTTTCAACGGAAGAAGAAAGAGTCATTGTCCAAAAAGGTACAGAGGCCCCTTTCAGTGGGAAATATAACGACTTTTTTAAAAAGGGTTATTACCACTGCAAACGATGCAATGCACGACTTTATAGTTCAGACGATAAGTTTGCATCTACATGTGGATGGCCAAGCTTTGATGATGAAATCAAAGAAGCCATTAAAAGACAAAAGGATGTTGATGGAAAAAGAACCGAGATATTGTGTGCAAATTGTGGGGCACATTTAGGCCACATTTTTGAAGGAGAAGGACTAACAGAGAAGAATATTAGACATTGTGTCAATTCCATCTCGTTGGTATTTGTATCAAATAAAAAAGAACCTCATAGAGAAAAAGCCTACTTTGCAGGAGGCTGTTTTTGGGGTGTAGAGCATCTCTTTGAGCATAAAGATGGTGTCATTTCGGCAGTCTCAGGTTATATGGGAGGTTCTATGGCAAACCCCTCCTATCAAGATGTGACTCATGGAAATACTGGCCACTTAGAGGTTGTCGAAGTAACATATGACCCGACCAAAGTGAATTATGAGAAACTTGCTAAATTTTTCTTCGAGATTCATGATCCAACACAAGTCGATGGTCAGGGGCCAGATATTGGGAAACAATATCTATCCGCCATTTTTTATAAAAACGATGGTGAGAAAAAGATTGTTCATAAGTTAATAGATATACTCAAAACTAAAGGATATAAAGTCGTAACAAAAGTACTTCCCGCCGGTACCTTTTGGAAGGCGGAAGAGTACCATCAGGACTACTACGACAAGAAAAAACAGCAACCGTACTGCCATGTGTACAAAAAGAAGTTTTAA
- a CDS encoding DEAD/DEAH box helicase, producing the protein MSFSSFALHPHLLKALQKKGFDQPTPIQRLAIPRLLQGHDVMATAVTGSGKTAAFLLPILHQLIGKPRGITRALILAPTRELAVQIVDHLQDIAIYTPIKSAAVYGGVSPVPQERAFRKGVDVLVATPGRLLDHLRNNYARLDGISHLVLDEADRMLDMGFLPDIRRILGYLPERRQTLFFSATLPPPIVTLAREMLKNPLSFNITTKPAAAEGITHVAYPVAHELKSTLFLALLKQSMSKSVLAFTRTRHRANRLADFLEKHGVACARIHGNRTQGQRTEAMNGFKRGLFRVLVATDIAARGIDVKNLGLVCNFDVPPIAEDYVHRVGRTGRASATGDACTLVSPNEEKAFRSIEQSLGHSMPRHKIPGFDYKYKPSERFEIPLEERIAALRTRRNGERVRRKVKAEVKGRTQTGRRFAGQGGESIHNTSQTRITPRYLRDRAEGPSKQKGTASRRFSTERSSR; encoded by the coding sequence ATGTCATTTTCATCGTTTGCACTTCATCCACATCTGTTGAAAGCCCTTCAAAAAAAGGGTTTCGACCAACCTACACCAATCCAGCGGCTGGCTATTCCACGCCTTCTACAGGGACATGATGTCATGGCCACGGCTGTAACTGGAAGCGGTAAGACTGCTGCCTTCCTTCTCCCCATTCTTCATCAGTTGATCGGCAAACCCCGGGGAATAACAAGGGCACTTATCCTTGCCCCCACGCGGGAGCTTGCCGTGCAGATAGTGGATCATCTTCAGGATATTGCCATTTACACGCCTATTAAGAGCGCTGCTGTATACGGAGGCGTTTCTCCTGTTCCCCAGGAAAGGGCATTCCGAAAGGGGGTGGACGTTCTTGTCGCCACACCCGGTCGCCTCCTTGACCATCTAAGGAACAATTATGCCCGACTCGATGGTATTAGCCATTTAGTACTCGATGAGGCGGACCGTATGCTAGATATGGGTTTTCTGCCTGATATCAGACGCATCCTGGGATACCTTCCAGAGCGTCGTCAGACTCTTTTCTTTTCGGCTACCCTTCCCCCGCCCATCGTGACACTGGCCAGGGAGATGCTCAAGAATCCTCTTTCTTTTAATATAACGACGAAGCCTGCTGCTGCGGAGGGAATCACCCATGTGGCATATCCTGTAGCACATGAGCTTAAATCTACACTCTTTCTCGCCCTCCTCAAGCAGAGTATGTCAAAGAGTGTACTTGCCTTTACCCGTACCAGGCATCGGGCCAACCGGCTGGCCGACTTCCTCGAAAAGCACGGTGTTGCATGTGCCCGTATTCACGGTAACCGCACACAGGGACAGAGAACCGAGGCCATGAACGGATTTAAACGCGGGCTGTTCCGTGTCCTTGTGGCAACGGATATCGCCGCCCGGGGTATAGATGTGAAGAATCTCGGTCTCGTCTGTAACTTTGATGTGCCTCCCATTGCCGAGGATTACGTTCACAGGGTAGGCCGGACCGGCAGGGCAAGCGCAACAGGTGATGCCTGCACCCTTGTCTCTCCCAACGAGGAGAAAGCGTTTCGCTCGATTGAACAGAGTCTTGGCCATTCTATGCCGAGGCATAAGATACCTGGTTTTGACTATAAATATAAACCTTCAGAACGTTTCGAGATTCCCCTCGAAGAGAGGATTGCTGCCCTTCGCACCCGGAGAAATGGTGAACGTGTCCGCCGAAAGGTAAAAGCCGAAGTGAAGGGACGTACACAAACCGGGCGACGCTTTGCCGGACAGGGAGGGGAGAGCATACATAATACTTCCCAAACCAGAATTACCCCCAGGTATCTTCGGGACAGGGCAGAGGGACCTTCGAAACAAAAGGGAACAGCTTCCCGAAGGTTCTCTACAGAGAGAAGTTCGAGGTAG
- a CDS encoding GAF and ANTAR domain-containing protein, with translation MPGKSKVSYPKQIEALLKISEAITSDLYLEDILRLIVVVTAEVMNSKVCSLWLIDEKDKVLKIRATQSMSQEYLKERSLKLGEGIVGYVAKKNKPAVIIDVQKEPRYKEKELAKKEGLVSMLSVPMRVKDRVIGVINCYKSTPYRFSETDVNVLTTVANQSAIAIENTELMVKTRVIQEELETRKLVERAKDILMRDRGLSGEDAFRRIQKQSMNTRRSMREIAEAIILAKEI, from the coding sequence ATGCCAGGAAAGTCTAAAGTATCTTATCCCAAACAGATAGAGGCTCTTTTGAAGATCAGCGAGGCAATTACCTCTGATCTTTACCTGGAAGATATATTGCGGTTGATAGTAGTAGTCACAGCAGAGGTTATGAACTCAAAAGTATGTTCTTTATGGCTGATTGATGAAAAAGATAAGGTATTGAAAATCAGGGCAACTCAAAGCATGAGCCAGGAATATTTAAAGGAAAGAAGTTTAAAACTGGGGGAAGGAATAGTTGGTTATGTTGCCAAAAAGAATAAACCGGCTGTCATCATAGATGTCCAGAAGGAACCCAGGTATAAAGAGAAAGAACTTGCAAAAAAAGAGGGATTGGTCTCTATGCTAAGTGTTCCAATGCGTGTAAAGGATAGAGTAATAGGGGTAATAAACTGCTATAAATCAACTCCATATAGATTCTCCGAAACAGATGTAAATGTTTTGACCACTGTAGCGAATCAGTCAGCCATAGCCATTGAGAATACAGAATTAATGGTCAAAACCAGGGTTATTCAAGAGGAATTAGAAACCCGTAAATTGGTGGAACGAGCCAAAGATATACTGATGCGTGATCGAGGGCTTTCAGGTGAAGATGCATTTCGCAGAATACAGAAACAGAGCATGAACACCCGTAGGTCCATGAGAGAGATAGCAGAGGCAATTATCCTGGCAAAAGAAATTTGA